From a region of the Micropterus dolomieu isolate WLL.071019.BEF.003 ecotype Adirondacks linkage group LG21, ASM2129224v1, whole genome shotgun sequence genome:
- the smn1 gene encoding survival motor neuron protein 1 — MANGCKDVLFTRGAGQSDDSDIWDDTALIKAYDKAVASFKTALKSEDEPHASKKNQPGKKRKNNKKNQSRKRNNAPPDKEWQVGDSCTAYWSEDGQLYAATISSIDEKRGTCIVVYTGYGNEEKHNLEDLLSEISEGDEETNTKVKEAESSTEESDRSTTPNQHKQPHCKLQKSKTHKEPPPMRGPGFPGFPPGPPPMHAFRQGGNRRPGGHGPVPPSWPPMMPFGPPMIPPPPPMSPDMVDDEALGSVLISWYMSGYHTGYYLGLKQGRKEAANWTNLHHK, encoded by the exons ATGGCGAATGGATGCAAAGACGTGTTGTTTACTCGCGGGGCTGGACAG AGTGATGATTCGGATATATGGGATGACACTGCATTGATAAAGGCATATGACAAGGCTGTTGCATCGTTCAAG actgCCCTTAAGAGTGAAGATGAGCCACATGCCTCCAAGAAAAACCAACCAGGAAAAAAACGgaagaacaacaaaaagaacCAGAGCAGGAAAAGAAACAATGCACCACCAGATAAAGAG TGGCAGGTTGGGGACTCATGCACTGCATACTGGTCAGAGGATGGCCAGCTCTATGCAGCCACTATCTCCTCCATAGACGAGAAGAGGGGCACATGTATAGTGGTTTACACCGGATATGGCAACGAGGAGAAGCACAATCTTGAAGACTTGCTTTCCGAAATTTCTGAGGGCGATGAGGAAACAAATACCAAG GTAAAGGAGGCAGAATCGTCAACAGAGGAGAGTGACCGGTCAACCACACCAAACCAACACAAACAGCCACACTGTAAACTCCAAAAGTCCAAGACCCACAAAGAACCTCCCCCTATGCGTGGTCCTGGCTTCCCTGGGTTTCCTCCAGGCCCACCTCCCATGCATGCTTTCAGACAG GGGGGAAACAGACGACCTGGTGGCCACGGTCCTGTACCTCCTTCCTGGCCTCCCATGATGCCTTTTGGTCCACCA ATGATCCCTCCACCTCCACCGATGAGCCCCGACATGGTGGATGATGAGGCCTTGGGCAGCGTGCTCATCTCCTGGTACATGAGTGGATATCACACAGGATACTACTTG